The Desulfobotulus pelophilus region ACTGGCATATTGGGCATAACCTCTACGGGCGTAAACGTTACGAAGAACACGAGGCGTTTTTTCAATGGCTGCTGCAATATATTGAAGAACGAACGGTGGATGTTCTTCTTGTATCCGGTGACATTTTTGATAGCAGCACACCTTCCAACCGTGCTCAGTCCCTTTATTATGATTTTTTGCACAGACTGAGCCGCTCTTCCTGTTCCCATGCGGTTATCACCGGTGGTAATCACGATTCACCAACTCTGCTGGATGCCCCGGCAGCCCTTCTTTCTTCTTTGTCCGTTCATGTTGTGGGCCGGGCACCCGAAAAACCGGAGGATAGTGTGCGGGTCCTTCGGGATGCGGCGGGTGATCCTGTCCTTGTGGTTTGTGCGGTACCTTTTCTGAGGGACAGGGATCTTCGGCGGGTCGAAGAGGGAGAATCCATGGAAGAGAAGGATATCCGTCTGGTGGAGGCAATGAAGGGGTACTATGCTGCTGCATGTGGGCATGGAGAATTCCTGCGGAAGACAATGAGTCCTTCTGTCCCCCTTGTGGGCATGGGGCATCTTTTTGTTGCCGGGGGCAGAAGTGAAAATGGTGATGGTATGAGGGAGCTGTATGTGGGCTCGCTGGCCCGTATGGGAAGCGATCTTTTTCCCCCGTATCTCGACTATCTGGCACTGGGCCATCTCCATGCCATGCAGAGGGCGGGTAAAAAAGATCATTTTCGTTACAGCGGATCCCCTCTGCCCATGAGTTTCGGGGAGGCTCGACGTTCTCAGGGTGTTCTTCTGGTTTCTTTTAATGAGAATGGGCTTGCGGGTATTGAGACAGGTGAGGTTCCACGTTTTCAGGAGCTTTTATCTTTAAAGGGAGATCTGCTTTTCCTTGAAAAACGCATGGAGACTCTGAAAAAAGAAGGAAGCCGGGCGTGGCTGGAAGTGATCTGTCAGGGAGAAGGGCTGGGAGGAGGGCTGAAGGAATATATGGACGACCTCATGTCTGGTTCCTTTCTGGATCTGTTGCGTGTGGGGTATGAAAAAAGTGAAGGTGGTTGTTTTTTGGTTTCCGATGGTGTGGAGCAGCTTTCAGATCTGGACGTAAGAGAGGTTTTTCAACGCTGTATGGATGTCGGGGAAGTCCCGGAAAAGAGACGGGCGCAGATGATGCGTCTGTTTGAGGATATTTTGTCAGAAATGGCGATCAGAGATGGTATGGCAGAGTAAGCAGCTGTTGCAAGGAGGCCTTTATGCGTATTGAGTCACTGCGGCTGAAGAATCTGAACTCCCTCAGGGGAGAATGGCAGATTGATTTCAGAAACAAGGTGTTCCTCTCGGAAGGTCTGTTTGCCATTACTGGCCCTACAGGTTCGGGAAAAACCACAATTCTGGATGCTATCTGCCTTGCTCTGTACGGTGCCACTCCCCGTCTTGGTCGTATCACCCGTGAAAATGAGATGATGAGCCGTCACACGGGAGAGTGCTTTGCGGAAGTGGTATTTGCCGTGGCGGAGGGACGCTTCCGTTGTCACTGGTATCAGCACAGAAGCCGCAAACGGGCGGATGGTCCTCTTCAGACAGCCAGACATGAAATATCAGAAGTGGATAGCGGAACAGTTCGAAGTGCAAAGCTTCAGGAGGTTCTGGCAGAGGTTGAAACCCTTACGGGTATGAATTTTGATCGTTTTTGCCGGTGTATTCTCCTCGCTCAGGGGGCTTTTGCCGCATTTCTGGAAGCAACGGAGGATGAGCGGGCCCCCATTTTGGAGCAGATCACGGGGACGGCCGTTTATTCGGATATTTCACGGGCTGTGCATGAACGATTTACCTTTGAAAAACAAAATGCTCAGGAGCTCACACAGAAACTGGCGGGAATGGACCTTCTTTCCGGCGAAGAAGAAGCAGAGCTGTCCGGGGAGCTGCAGGCCTTGGAAGAGGAGGAAAGGAGGGGCAGGCAGGGAAAAGATGCCTTGTCAGCCATTCTTGCTCATTTTCTGCAGGTGGAAAGGCTGGAGGCGGAGCTTGCTGGTATTTCTGTGTCCCTTACGGCACTTCAAAAAGAAAAAGATGCTTTCAGGGCAGAGGGTGTCCGTCTGGACAGGGCCAGGCGTGCCCTGCTCCTTGAGGGAGGCTGGGCACGCCTGGAAGTTTTGCGAAGGCAGCAGTCCTTCCAGATAAAAGAAAAGGAAGCCTGCGAAAACAAATTGCCATTTTTGGCAGACACATTGCAGATCATGACAAAAGAGGAGGCCCGTCTCGCGGATTTATGGGATGCGCTGAGAAGAAAAATGGAGCAGAACAAGCCCTTTTTCAGAGAAATACGGGATCTTGACGGGGCCATTGTCAGGCAGCGGAAAGATTGGCATGCCGCCATGGGAGAAAAAGATTCCCTTGAGAGGCGAAAAGCCGTGGTTGCTGAAAGGGAAAGGGAGCTGATCACGGTCCTTGGAGAAAAAAAGAAGCAGCTTTTTCTGCTGCAGAAATGGCAGAAGGACAAGGCCCATGAGGGTGCCATTGCCGAAATTCTTGGGGGCGTCACCCTTCTCACACGGCGTCTTCAGGATATCCAGAAGGAAGAGAAGTGTTTTGATACAAAGAAGAACGCATTGCTTGTTGAGCAGAAAGGTTTGGCAAAAGAAACGGAGAGGGTTTGTGAAGATCTTCTTGCTGTACGGAAAAAAGTCTTGGAGGCTGAAGAAAGGGTGCGGAACGGGGAGGGCCAGCTTGCTGATCTTGCCGGTGAACGTTCTCCGGATGTTCTTGAAGAAGAAAGAAGACTCCTTCGGGAAAAGGGTCTCATGCTTTCCATGAGAATGGAGAGGCTTTCGGAGTTTCATCGTCTGGAAGAAAAACGTGTCCATCATCAGGAAGCAATGAAAAAGCTGGATGAAGAGGACTGCCGGTTTCGTGCCCAGATTTATGAACTGGAAAAGCTTCTTCACGAAAGGGAAAAGGAAGCTGCCCATCTTGAAAAGATGCTGATTCTGGAGCAGAAGGTCCGGGATCTGGAAAGTGAGCGGCGGTATCTTCAGTCGGGAGAACCCTGTCCTTTGTGCGGTTCACGGAATCATCCCTATGCACATGAAGCCGTAGCATTGGGTGAGGCGGGGCAGATTCAGCAGGATTTTGATGCCGCCTGTGTGCGGAGAAAAGAGATGCAGGAAAAACTGTTTTCAGTTCGCACGTCCAGCACTATGGCCATGCGAGACCGGGAGCACCTGCAGAAGTCCCAGGAGGAAACCCTTCTGGCTCTGGTGGGTATCCGGGAGACACTGGCATGGGAACACCACGAAGCGGTAGCGGATCTGTCTGTAGAGATAATTCGCCAGAGGTTTCTGGAAGTAAGTGAAAAAGAAAAGGAACTGGAAGTTCTTTCTGCAAGAATCCGTAAAGTGCAGATGGAGCTGGAAAGCAGCCGCAGCCAGTGGAGGGATGCGGCGGAGAAGCTGAGCAGGATTAGGGAAAAGCATACGCTTGCTGAACATCGTATGGAGACCCTTCTCAGGGATCTTTCCGGGGTGAATGAGCGGCTTGGGGTCTGTATTCAGGAAAAGGAGCAGGAAGAAAAGAGTCTTCTGGACATTTTGGCTCCATTTGGTTTCGGGCAGAACGACCTGCTTTTCCCCGAGGCCCTTCTTTTTGCTCTGGAAAAGAGAAGAGACAGCTGGAAGCAAGCCCTGAAAGATGAGCAGGCACGGGTGATGGAAATTCATTCCCTTGAAGGAGATTTGCGGGAAAACGGAGCCAGAATGGCCGAACTGCAAGAGTATGCAGAGGTTCTGACGGTCAGGCTCGGGAAACTGGAATCTGATGAAAGCCGTCTGGTGCGGGAGCGTCAGATTCTTTTTGGAGACAGGGATCCGGACAGGGAAGAAAGGGCGCTTGTCAGCGAGGGAGAGCGGTTGAACCGGAGTCATCAGGAGGCCCTGAGGCGGACCGTTGAAGCTTCCGCAGCTTTGACAGAGGATAAAAGGCGTTCTTTGCGTATGGCGGAAGCTCTGAGCCGACTGGAAGAGGAGGTTGCCGGAGAAGAATCTTTGTTTCACACAGATCTTGGGCAGGCATCGTTTACAGGTGAAGCCGAATTTCTGGCGGCCCGTCTGCCAGATGGGGAAAGGCTGGTTCTGGAGCAGAGGGAAAAAAGGTTGCAGGAAGAAGAGGCAACCCTGCAATACGGTCGTAAGGAAAAAGAAAAGGCTCTGGCCGCAGTTTTGGCAGAAAAGCCTGTGAACAGAGCCAAAGAGGATGTGCAGGCGGAGCTGGAAAGGGCAGAAGCCAGGCTCCGGGAGCTGCGGCAGCGAATGGGGGCTATTCAGGAAGTTCTCCGTAAGAATGAAGGGGTAAAAGCCAGGCATCAGCAAACCCTTACCCTGCTGGAAAACCAACGGGGTTTAACCCGTGACTGGGAAGAGTTGCACGGCCTCATAGGGTCTGCAGACGGGAAAAAATTCCGGATCTTTGCTCAGGGACTTACCTTTGAGACCGTAGTGGCTTATGCCAATGAGCGATTGCAGTTCATGACAGATCGTTATCTTCTGGTGAGGGGCAGAGAAATGCCGCTCATGTTGCAGGTTCAGGATCTGTGGCAGGCCGGAGAACTGCGGAGTACGAAAAATCTGTCCGGAGGAGAAAGTTTTCTTGTGAGTCTTGCTCTGGCGCTGGGCCTTTCCCGTATGCAGAGTGGGGACAGGGCTGTTGCATCCCTGTTTCTGGATGAGGGTTTTGGCACTTTGGATGATGCCACGCTGGATGTGGCGCTGGATGCTTTGGCGGGTTTGCGCCAGGAAGGAAGGCTGATTGGCATGATTTCCCATGTGTCCCGTCTTCAGGAGCGCATACCTGCAAGGATAGAACTGGTACCGGGTCCCGGAGGCCTGAGCCGTGTGCAGGGGCCGGGTTGCAGCAGGAAGGGAGAGAGGGTCTGATCCTTTTTTCGGGCATTTTGCTGGACACAGAAAATTGTCATGATATACAGTACTGTAAATAAAGAACAGTACTGTTGTTAGTTCACCGGTGTTCCCACGGTATTTTGCTCGGGAGTCTTCATCCTTGGCCTGAAGGGCTGCTGTTGCTACCACGGCTTCTTACAAAGGAGAAAACCATGCATTTTCTGAACAACCTCAAGGTGGGCAGACGCATGGCCTTAGGTTTTGGGCTGCTGACGCTGATTATTCTGTTTCTCGGAGGTTTGGGCTATGTGGCTTCCATACGTACGGACCGTTCTGCGGATGAAATAGTTATGGTCCGGCTTCCGAGTCTGGACTCTGTCCTTGTTATGGAATATCAGCTAGAAAAGCTGATTTCTGCGCAGCGTATGCTGTTAAACCCCAGAAACTCCATGGAAGTCAGGAGGATAGCTTATACGGCCCTTGACGCGTCGCGTAAAGCCTATGAAGAGGCTTCCAAAGTGTATGAACCTTTACCCCAGACACAGGAAGAAAGCCTTGAATGGCAGGCTTTTCAGTCCATTCTTGCGGACTGGCGCAGACTGAATGATTCGTTTATTACGAGGTCACAGGAACTGGATTCAACGGGAATTCTGAATCCCGATGAGCTGATCGGATATATCCAGATGTTTCGGGCGGATCACCACTCTTTAATGGGCAGTGTTGCCAATTCTATTCTGCTGGGTGATTCTTTTCGTGGAGGAGAAGATCACAGGGAGTGTAATTTTGGTCGATGGCTGGCTTCCTTTACCACAACCAACAGAAATCTTCAGGCTACCTTGAAGGAAGTGCAGGCGCCACATAAGGTTTTTCATGAAAGCGTTGAAACAATCCGAAGGGCCATGGAAGAGGGGGACAGGGAGAAAGCCCTGGGTATATTGAACGGAGATATGCGTCCAGCGGCGGAACAGGTGTTTGATTATTTTTTTGTTTTTCTGGATGAAGCCTTTCAGGTTCAGGAAATGCAGAATGAACTGACCCGTATGCTGGTAGGGGAGATTCTTCCTTTACAGGAAAGGGCCCTTGTTCATTTGGACAGGGTAGTTCAGATCAACAGGGATATTGCC contains the following coding sequences:
- the sbcD gene encoding exonuclease subunit SbcD — encoded protein: MTLTLLHTSDWHIGHNLYGRKRYEEHEAFFQWLLQYIEERTVDVLLVSGDIFDSSTPSNRAQSLYYDFLHRLSRSSCSHAVITGGNHDSPTLLDAPAALLSSLSVHVVGRAPEKPEDSVRVLRDAAGDPVLVVCAVPFLRDRDLRRVEEGESMEEKDIRLVEAMKGYYAAACGHGEFLRKTMSPSVPLVGMGHLFVAGGRSENGDGMRELYVGSLARMGSDLFPPYLDYLALGHLHAMQRAGKKDHFRYSGSPLPMSFGEARRSQGVLLVSFNENGLAGIETGEVPRFQELLSLKGDLLFLEKRMETLKKEGSRAWLEVICQGEGLGGGLKEYMDDLMSGSFLDLLRVGYEKSEGGCFLVSDGVEQLSDLDVREVFQRCMDVGEVPEKRRAQMMRLFEDILSEMAIRDGMAE
- a CDS encoding AAA family ATPase translates to MRIESLRLKNLNSLRGEWQIDFRNKVFLSEGLFAITGPTGSGKTTILDAICLALYGATPRLGRITRENEMMSRHTGECFAEVVFAVAEGRFRCHWYQHRSRKRADGPLQTARHEISEVDSGTVRSAKLQEVLAEVETLTGMNFDRFCRCILLAQGAFAAFLEATEDERAPILEQITGTAVYSDISRAVHERFTFEKQNAQELTQKLAGMDLLSGEEEAELSGELQALEEEERRGRQGKDALSAILAHFLQVERLEAELAGISVSLTALQKEKDAFRAEGVRLDRARRALLLEGGWARLEVLRRQQSFQIKEKEACENKLPFLADTLQIMTKEEARLADLWDALRRKMEQNKPFFREIRDLDGAIVRQRKDWHAAMGEKDSLERRKAVVAERERELITVLGEKKKQLFLLQKWQKDKAHEGAIAEILGGVTLLTRRLQDIQKEEKCFDTKKNALLVEQKGLAKETERVCEDLLAVRKKVLEAEERVRNGEGQLADLAGERSPDVLEEERRLLREKGLMLSMRMERLSEFHRLEEKRVHHQEAMKKLDEEDCRFRAQIYELEKLLHEREKEAAHLEKMLILEQKVRDLESERRYLQSGEPCPLCGSRNHPYAHEAVALGEAGQIQQDFDAACVRRKEMQEKLFSVRTSSTMAMRDREHLQKSQEETLLALVGIRETLAWEHHEAVADLSVEIIRQRFLEVSEKEKELEVLSARIRKVQMELESSRSQWRDAAEKLSRIREKHTLAEHRMETLLRDLSGVNERLGVCIQEKEQEEKSLLDILAPFGFGQNDLLFPEALLFALEKRRDSWKQALKDEQARVMEIHSLEGDLRENGARMAELQEYAEVLTVRLGKLESDESRLVRERQILFGDRDPDREERALVSEGERLNRSHQEALRRTVEASAALTEDKRRSLRMAEALSRLEEEVAGEESLFHTDLGQASFTGEAEFLAARLPDGERLVLEQREKRLQEEEATLQYGRKEKEKALAAVLAEKPVNRAKEDVQAELERAEARLRELRQRMGAIQEVLRKNEGVKARHQQTLTLLENQRGLTRDWEELHGLIGSADGKKFRIFAQGLTFETVVAYANERLQFMTDRYLLVRGREMPLMLQVQDLWQAGELRSTKNLSGGESFLVSLALALGLSRMQSGDRAVASLFLDEGFGTLDDATLDVALDALAGLRQEGRLIGMISHVSRLQERIPARIELVPGPGGLSRVQGPGCSRKGERV